In Drosophila subpulchrella strain 33 F10 #4 breed RU33 chromosome 3R, RU_Dsub_v1.1 Primary Assembly, whole genome shotgun sequence, the following are encoded in one genomic region:
- the LOC119545727 gene encoding DNA-binding protein Ets97D — protein sequence MDSSNDLSDELIRRFSVGGSLEEVIASEIFEESIDVETEAEPDDIIIVHMDIREPLSMLKSLVEQKIGVCLNYYTFWLQDAQELESHKNLVDQCVKGEGLVQINVQIQTIRKRINIADVLKPTEAALAALAEEVVAQLSPPETASQKSSSSDSPIKTPVKRKLKEDSEEESVESSKDVKPVLNWVLDSKFKREQARLKIPEAAIEWTQAHVTHWLEWAIKQFELRGINMSDWQINGQELCAMTHEEFSQKLPRDPGNVFWTHLQLLKECNFVSVVHKQAEELRKPKQPRIMSATAISTTASGPVSLEQRIMRKSYQAVKGSESVESSPTSMSPTNYTTIGSGNNGQVQLWQFLLEILTDCEHTDIIEWVGTDGEFKLSDPDRVARLWGEKKNKPAMNYEKLSRALRYYYDGDMISKVSGKRFAYKFDCDLKLLIGYDAKELSRLVNERKVVPEPVVPLETVKEDT from the exons ATGGACAGCAGCAATGACTTGTCGGACGAGCTGATACGCCGCTTCAGCGTTGGCGGGTCTCTGG AGGAGGTGATTGCCAGCGAAATCTTCGAGGAGAGCATCGATGTGGAGACGGAGGCGGAACCGGACGACATAATCATCGTGCACATGGACATCCGCGAGCCGCTCAGCATGCTGAA ATCACTTGTTGAGCAAAAAATAGGGGTGTGTCTGAATTACTACACCTTTTGGCTGCAGGATGCACAGGAG CTGGAATCCCACAAAAACCTCGTGGATCAGTGCGTCAAAGGCGAGGGTCTCGTCCAGATCAACGTGCAGATCCAAACCATACGGAAACGCATCAATATAGCCGATGTCCTCAAGCCCACGGAGGCCGCTTTGGCTGCCCTGGCCGAGGAGGTGGTGGCCCAACTCTCTCCTCCCGAAACAGCCAGCCAGAAGAGCTCCTCCAGCGATAGTCCCATCAAAACCCCCGTCAAACGGAAGCTTAAGGAAGACTCCGAGGAGGAATCCGTTGAATCCAGTAAGGATGTTAAGCCCGTCTTAAACTGGGTCCTCGACAGCAAGTTCAAGCGGGAACAGGCACGCCTAAAGATCCCCGAGGCGGCCATCGAATGGACGCAAGCCCACGTGACGCACTGGCTCGAGTGGGCCATCAAGCAGTTCGAGCTACGTGGCATCAACATGAGCGACTGGCAGATCAACGGCCAGGAACTCTGCGCCATGACGCACGAAGAGTTCAGCCAGAAGTTGCCCCGTGATCCGGGCAATGTCTTTTGGACGCACCTGCAGCTGCTCAAGGAATGCAACTTTGTGTCCGTGGTGCACAAGCAGGCGGAGGAGCTGCGGAAGCCCAAGCAACCCAGGATCATGTCAGCCACTGCCATATCGACCACGGCATCGGGTCCGGTGTCTCTGGAACAGCGGATTATGCGGAAATCCTACCAGGCAGTCAAGGGTTCCGAGT CCGTTGAAAGTTCCCCCACATCCATGAGTCCCACAAATTACACCACCATCGGTTCCGGCAACAATGGACAAGTGCAGCTGTGGCAGTTCCTACTCGAAATACTCACCGACTGCGAGCACACGGACATCATCGAATGGGTGGGCACCGACGGAGAGTTCAAGCTCAGCGATCCGGATCGCGTGGCCCGCCTTTGGGGCGAGAAGAAAAACAAACCCGCCATGAACTACGAGAAGCTTTCGAGGGCTCTCCGCTACTACTACGATGGAGATATGATCTCCAAGGTGTCCGGCAAGCGATTCGCCTACAAATTTGACTGCGACCTAAAGCTGTTGATTGGCTACGATGCCAAGGAGCTGTCGCGGCTGGTCAACGAGCGGAAGGTAGTGCCCGAGCCCGTGGTCCCCCTGGAAACGGTCAAAGAAGACACATGA